From the Streptomyces pluripotens genome, one window contains:
- a CDS encoding succinic semialdehyde dehydrogenase — MTDTQAPDTAGTNPLAPAPVGARTAAEVVTPQLVARLTKGVVGSGTTANHTAFTGEKLADLPESAPEDVLKAFEAARAAQAVWAQVPVRRRAEVLLRFHDLLLERQGEVLDLVQLETGKARLHAHEEVQAVAVAARHYGRRATAYLRPKRHAGAVPTLTKVTELRHPRGVVGQIAPWNYPLELSVGDALPAFVAGNAVVMKPDTETCLTALWARDLLIEAGLPDGVFQVVLGEGPVVGPELVKHADYVSFTGSTRTGREVAVGAASRLVGVSLELGGKNAMLVLEDADIEKAAAGAVRACFSSAGQLCISIERLYVHESLADAFLERFAARTRAMRLGNSLAYGAEMGSLVGERQLKTVERHVQEAVAKGAKVLAGGVARPDIGPYFFEPTILDGVEESMAVCAEETFGPVVAVYRFKSEEEAVERANATPYGLNASVWTKSARRALDVASRLRTGTVNVNEGYAPAYGSAQSPMGGMKDSGLGRRHGSEGILKYTEAQTVARQRLLPMAPSLGMDDERYAAFMSRSLRLMKAFRFR; from the coding sequence ATGACGGACACGCAGGCTCCGGACACCGCCGGTACCAATCCCCTCGCACCCGCCCCCGTCGGGGCCCGCACCGCCGCCGAGGTGGTCACCCCGCAACTGGTGGCCCGGCTGACCAAGGGCGTTGTCGGCTCCGGCACTACCGCCAACCACACGGCGTTCACCGGCGAGAAGCTGGCCGACCTGCCCGAGTCCGCCCCCGAGGACGTGCTCAAGGCCTTCGAAGCGGCTCGCGCCGCGCAGGCCGTCTGGGCACAGGTCCCGGTGAGACGGCGGGCGGAGGTGCTCCTCCGTTTCCACGACCTGTTGCTGGAGCGGCAGGGCGAGGTCCTCGACCTGGTCCAGCTGGAAACCGGCAAGGCCCGTCTGCACGCGCACGAGGAGGTGCAGGCCGTCGCGGTCGCCGCCCGCCACTACGGCCGCCGGGCCACCGCCTACCTGCGGCCGAAACGGCACGCGGGTGCCGTGCCGACCCTGACCAAGGTCACCGAACTCCGTCATCCGCGTGGTGTCGTAGGGCAGATCGCCCCCTGGAACTACCCGCTGGAGCTGTCCGTCGGCGACGCACTGCCCGCCTTCGTCGCCGGTAACGCGGTGGTGATGAAGCCGGACACGGAGACCTGTCTCACCGCGCTCTGGGCACGTGACCTGCTCATCGAGGCAGGCTTGCCCGACGGCGTGTTCCAGGTCGTGCTGGGCGAGGGGCCGGTCGTCGGCCCGGAACTGGTCAAGCACGCCGACTACGTTTCCTTCACCGGCTCCACCCGCACCGGCCGTGAGGTCGCTGTCGGGGCGGCCTCCCGCCTGGTCGGCGTCTCGCTCGAACTCGGCGGCAAGAACGCCATGCTGGTGCTGGAGGACGCCGACATCGAGAAGGCAGCGGCGGGAGCCGTACGCGCCTGCTTCTCCTCCGCCGGACAGCTCTGCATCTCCATCGAGCGGCTCTACGTCCACGAGTCGCTCGCCGATGCTTTCCTGGAGCGCTTCGCCGCCCGCACCAGAGCCATGCGGCTCGGCAACTCCCTCGCCTACGGCGCCGAGATGGGGTCGCTGGTCGGGGAGCGACAACTGAAGACCGTCGAACGCCATGTGCAGGAGGCAGTGGCCAAGGGGGCGAAGGTGCTCGCGGGCGGTGTGGCCCGCCCCGACATCGGCCCCTACTTCTTCGAGCCGACCATCCTCGACGGTGTCGAGGAATCCATGGCCGTGTGCGCGGAGGAGACCTTCGGCCCCGTCGTCGCGGTCTACCGGTTCAAGAGCGAGGAGGAGGCGGTCGAGCGTGCCAATGCCACGCCGTACGGCCTGAATGCGTCCGTCTGGACGAAGAGCGCCCGTCGCGCACTGGACGTCGCCTCCCGCCTGCGCACCGGCACGGTCAACGTCAACGAGGGCTATGCGCCGGCCTACGGCAGCGCACAGTCCCCGATGGGTGGCATGAAGGACTCTGGTCTCGGCCGCCGCCACGGCTCCGAAGGCATCCTCAAGTACACCGAGGCCCAGACGGTGGCCCGTCAGCGACTGCTGCCGATGGCTCCCTCACTGGGCATGGACGACGAGCGGTACGCCGCCTTCATGAGCCGCAGCCTGCGCCTGATGAAGGCGTTCAGGTTCCGCTGA